In Flavobacterium sp. CBA20B-1, one DNA window encodes the following:
- a CDS encoding IS982 family transposase, with protein sequence MSNLEASYKLILKELRKISEKENLYFKPIKPKLSDIELINLIILSEFKSIDSEHQLFREIKGFEIESKIERSVYNRRKRKLFPFIEEIRMKMVKKFNEFENYFVVDSMPLEVCKIARSSRSKICKEVDYAIPNKGFCASQNLHFYGYKLHAVCSISGVFQSFDLSPASVHDIHYLQDIRKQMSDCVLLGDKGYLSQTIQLDLFNQVNIQLETPKRKNQKGYKPQFYHFKKYRKRIETLFSQLCDQFMIRRNYAKTFEGFKTRILAKITTLTTIQYLNKFVFNRNINNLKINLV encoded by the coding sequence ATGAGCAACTTAGAAGCAAGTTACAAATTAATTTTGAAGGAATTGCGGAAAATTTCGGAAAAAGAGAATTTATATTTTAAACCAATAAAGCCTAAACTATCTGATATTGAATTAATTAATTTAATAATCTTGTCAGAATTTAAATCGATTGATTCTGAACATCAGCTATTTAGAGAAATTAAGGGTTTTGAAATTGAATCTAAAATTGAGCGAAGTGTTTACAACAGAAGAAAAAGAAAATTATTTCCATTTATCGAAGAAATCAGAATGAAAATGGTAAAAAAATTTAATGAGTTTGAAAACTATTTTGTGGTCGATAGTATGCCCTTGGAAGTGTGTAAAATAGCACGTTCTTCCAGAAGTAAAATATGTAAGGAGGTCGATTATGCCATTCCCAACAAGGGATTTTGTGCTTCACAAAATTTACATTTTTATGGCTATAAATTACACGCTGTTTGCTCAATTTCTGGTGTTTTTCAAAGTTTTGATTTATCTCCTGCCTCTGTCCACGATATTCATTATTTGCAGGATATAAGAAAGCAAATGTCTGATTGTGTTTTACTTGGAGATAAAGGTTATCTTTCACAAACCATTCAACTTGATTTATTTAACCAGGTCAATATCCAATTAGAAACTCCGAAAAGAAAAAATCAAAAAGGTTATAAACCTCAATTTTATCATTTCAAAAAATATAGAAAAAGAATTGAAACTCTGTTCTCACAATTGTGTGACCAATTTATGATTAGAAGAAATTACGCAAAGACCTTTGAAGGATTTAAAACAAGAATTCTGGCTAAAATTACAACACTGACAACTATTCAATATTTGAATAAATTTGTGTTTAATAGAAATATTAACAACCTAAAAATTAATCTCGTTTAA
- a CDS encoding dipeptidase, translating into MELIKNYVQQNKERFINELIDLLKIPSVSADSAYSQDVLNTADKVKEFLEKAGCDKVEICETPGYPIVYGEKIIDENLPTVLVYGHYDVQPADPIELWDSPPFEPVIKKTELHPDGAIFARGACDDKGQMFMHVKALELMMQTDTLPCNVKFMIEGEEEVGSESLAWFVAKNQQKLKNDVILISDTGMISNTQPSITTGLRGLSYVEVEVTGPNRDLHSGLYGGAVANPINILSKMIASLHDENNHITIPGFYDKVEELSREERDEMGKRPFSLDDYKKALDIHDIHGEAGYTTNERNSIRPTLDVNGIWGGYTGEGAKTVIPSKAFAKISMRLVPNQDWEEITELFKKHFESIAPASVKVVVKPHHGGQGYVTPIDSIGYQAASKAYTDTFGVTPIPVRSGGSIPIVALFEKELQSKTIMMGFGLDSDAIHSPNEHYGIFNYLKGIETIPLFYKYFTEMSK; encoded by the coding sequence ATGGAACTTATTAAAAATTATGTTCAGCAAAACAAGGAACGTTTTATAAATGAGCTTATTGACTTATTAAAAATACCTTCAGTTAGTGCTGATAGTGCCTACTCACAAGATGTTTTAAACACTGCCGATAAAGTAAAAGAATTTTTAGAAAAAGCCGGTTGCGACAAAGTAGAAATCTGCGAAACGCCTGGTTACCCTATTGTTTATGGCGAAAAAATCATCGATGAAAATTTACCTACTGTTTTGGTTTATGGTCATTATGATGTGCAACCTGCTGACCCTATTGAATTATGGGATTCACCACCTTTTGAACCGGTTATCAAAAAAACAGAACTACACCCAGACGGAGCCATTTTTGCGCGTGGAGCTTGTGACGATAAAGGTCAGATGTTTATGCACGTGAAAGCTTTGGAGTTAATGATGCAAACAGATACGCTGCCTTGCAACGTGAAGTTTATGATTGAAGGCGAAGAGGAAGTAGGATCTGAATCTTTGGCTTGGTTTGTTGCAAAAAATCAACAAAAATTAAAAAATGATGTGATTTTAATTTCCGACACCGGAATGATTTCGAACACACAACCGTCTATCACAACTGGTTTACGTGGTTTAAGCTATGTGGAAGTTGAAGTTACAGGTCCAAATCGCGATTTGCATTCGGGCTTGTATGGCGGTGCTGTTGCCAATCCAATTAATATCTTATCTAAAATGATTGCTTCGTTGCACGATGAGAACAATCACATTACCATTCCAGGTTTTTATGACAAGGTCGAAGAGTTATCAAGAGAAGAACGCGATGAAATGGGCAAACGTCCTTTTTCGTTAGATGATTATAAAAAAGCATTGGATATCCACGATATTCACGGCGAAGCTGGTTACACTACCAACGAACGAAATTCAATACGTCCTACGTTAGATGTTAACGGAATTTGGGGTGGATATACCGGCGAAGGTGCAAAAACAGTGATTCCTTCTAAAGCATTTGCAAAGATTTCTATGCGTTTGGTTCCTAACCAAGATTGGGAAGAAATTACTGAGCTGTTCAAAAAACACTTTGAAAGCATTGCTCCGGCATCGGTTAAAGTGGTCGTAAAACCTCATCACGGCGGTCAAGGTTATGTTACACCTATTGATTCTATTGGTTATCAAGCAGCATCGAAAGCATATACCGACACCTTTGGTGTAACTCCGATTCCTGTTCGTTCGGGCGGATCTATTCCTATTGTGGCTTTATTTGAAAAAGAATTACAATCGAAAACCATTATGATGGGATTTGGTTTAGATTCTGATGCAATACACTCACCAAATGAGCACTACGGGATTTTCAATTACTTAAAAGGTATTGAAACCATTCCATTGTTTTATAAATATTTCACAGAAATGTCTAAATAA